Proteins found in one Pontibacter sp. SGAir0037 genomic segment:
- a CDS encoding type IX secretion system membrane protein PorP/SprF, whose translation MNKLLAITFFSILLISQAVAQQKPHYTQYTLNNYILNPAISGIEDYADLKLGSRHQWSGLEGAPVSYYATFHAPIMKDMLPVSQRSGGSFKKNSHRPVRPHHGIGAMVMTTKTGPLERTSLNVSYAYHVPLTRSIRLSAGVSPGLIQYTLNQDYVTLASKDVADQAVQDGRVNETKLDLNLGMWLYSQDFYIGLAGAQLAPGKRKDIANYDFTDNTGELQKQYFITGGVRLEATPDISLVPSVMVKMAQPSPLSVDANLKAIYADRFWIGASYRHKDALAAMAGINVSPLLDVSYSYDASASPLGASHSGSHEVVLGFKLRNTRKVLCPQFAW comes from the coding sequence ATGAACAAACTTTTAGCCATTACTTTTTTCAGCATACTGCTTATAAGCCAGGCGGTAGCACAGCAAAAGCCACACTATACCCAGTATACCCTGAACAATTACATTCTTAATCCTGCCATCTCCGGTATAGAAGATTATGCCGACCTGAAGCTAGGCAGCAGGCACCAGTGGTCCGGGCTGGAGGGCGCTCCTGTCTCCTACTATGCTACTTTTCATGCTCCTATCATGAAAGACATGCTCCCTGTTTCGCAGCGCTCTGGCGGTAGCTTTAAAAAGAACTCGCATCGCCCGGTCCGGCCTCACCACGGTATAGGCGCCATGGTCATGACCACTAAAACCGGCCCGTTGGAGCGTACAAGCCTGAATGTAAGTTATGCATACCACGTGCCACTTACCCGTTCCATACGCTTATCGGCAGGTGTATCTCCCGGTTTGATACAGTATACTCTGAACCAGGACTATGTGACACTGGCCTCCAAAGATGTAGCTGATCAGGCGGTGCAGGATGGACGGGTAAATGAAACCAAACTGGACCTGAACCTGGGTATGTGGCTATATTCCCAGGACTTCTACATCGGGCTGGCCGGAGCACAGTTAGCTCCCGGCAAGCGAAAAGATATAGCAAACTATGATTTTACAGACAATACAGGAGAACTGCAGAAGCAATATTTCATCACAGGTGGAGTACGACTGGAAGCCACTCCGGATATTTCACTGGTTCCTTCTGTCATGGTTAAAATGGCCCAGCCAAGCCCACTTTCTGTTGATGCAAACCTGAAAGCAATTTATGCTGACAGGTTCTGGATAGGCGCTTCTTACCGTCATAAAGATGCCCTGGCAGCCATGGCAGGCATTAATGTAAGCCCTTTACTAGATGTAAGTTACTCCTACGATGCCAGCGCTTCTCCCTTAGGTGCCTCCCATTCGGGAAGCCATGAGGTAGTACTGGGTTTTAAACTTCGGAATACCCGTAAGGTACTTTGCCCACAGTTTGCCTGGTAA
- a CDS encoding heavy-metal-associated domain-containing protein — MTTYKFKTTINCGSCVRAVTPHLNKLEGVQEWKVDTENPDKVLEVTSDSLDAETIKSSVVKAGFKAEQL; from the coding sequence ATGACAACCTATAAATTTAAAACAACTATAAATTGTGGAAGCTGTGTAAGAGCTGTAACACCTCACCTGAATAAACTGGAAGGGGTGCAGGAGTGGAAAGTTGATACCGAAAACCCGGATAAAGTGCTGGAGGTAACAAGCGATTCGCTTGATGCCGAAACCATTAAAAGTTCGGTGGTGAAAGCAGGATTTAAAGCGGAGCAGCTGTAA
- a CDS encoding cation-translocating P-type ATPase has translation MNIVVAQPKKATYPVEGMSCASCAASIESMLRAREGVREANVNFAVKTVQIAYEPAVVSPGQLKETVQEIGFDLLIENQTEEELEQRQEATLSRLRLKTTVAAVLAAPVFVLGMFFHNAFSWGNWVMLLFTAPVLLWAGQSFFVNAFKQARFLRANMDTLVALSTGIAFLFSLFNTVYPQFFESRGYMPHVYYEAVAVIVAFILLGKYLEERAKDSSSEAIKKLIGLQPKTVRVIRDGMEAEVKVEEVQAGERVVLLPGDRVPVDGEVLQGSSYIDESMLSGEPLPVKKETGDKVFAGTINQKGSLQLLAAKTGGETMLAHIIKLVQEAQGSKAPVQKLVDKVAGIFVPVVLAIAILTLVAWLVFGGEAYLTEALLSMISVLVIACPCALGLATPTAIMVGVGRGAEQGVLIKDAESLERAHRADAVVLDKTGTITIGKPAVTDAVWVEELQNKEQLEQLFFSMEAQSEHPVAQAIYSFYKEAGNQALQPDYFSSLTGLGVEAGYSGETYYAGNEKLLRQKGVAISEELMQHAHKLQQEAKTVVFFGNATHALATFAVNDPVKPTAAEGVKALRDAGIEVYMLTGDNAQTAATVAKQVGIAHYQAELLPQDKAAFVQELQAEGKTVAMVGDGINDAQALATADISIAMGQGTDVAMEVAGITLIRSDLRQLAAAIRLSRATVQTIRQNLFWAFIYNVICIPVAAGLLYPFTGFLLNPMVAGAAMALSSVSVVGNSLRLRKKNL, from the coding sequence ATGAATATAGTAGTAGCGCAACCTAAAAAGGCAACATATCCTGTCGAAGGAATGAGCTGTGCCTCCTGTGCCGCCAGCATTGAAAGCATGCTCAGGGCAAGGGAAGGGGTGCGGGAGGCAAACGTAAACTTTGCCGTTAAAACGGTGCAAATAGCTTATGAGCCTGCTGTCGTTTCTCCCGGCCAACTGAAGGAAACGGTACAGGAAATAGGTTTTGATCTTTTAATCGAAAACCAGACTGAAGAAGAGCTGGAACAGCGGCAAGAAGCAACGCTTTCCCGCCTCAGGCTGAAGACTACGGTGGCAGCCGTACTGGCCGCGCCTGTTTTTGTGCTGGGGATGTTTTTTCATAATGCTTTTAGCTGGGGAAACTGGGTTATGCTCCTGTTTACAGCGCCGGTGCTGCTTTGGGCCGGACAAAGCTTTTTTGTAAATGCGTTTAAGCAGGCCCGGTTCCTACGGGCTAACATGGATACCCTGGTGGCTTTGAGCACAGGTATTGCCTTTTTGTTTAGTTTATTCAATACGGTTTATCCACAGTTTTTTGAGAGCAGAGGCTATATGCCCCATGTGTATTATGAGGCTGTGGCTGTTATTGTTGCTTTTATTCTGTTAGGCAAGTACCTGGAAGAGCGCGCTAAAGACAGCAGTTCTGAGGCTATTAAAAAGCTGATTGGACTGCAGCCTAAAACAGTGCGTGTGATCAGAGACGGTATGGAGGCAGAAGTTAAGGTGGAAGAAGTGCAGGCGGGCGAACGGGTTGTGTTACTTCCCGGCGACAGGGTGCCGGTAGACGGAGAGGTGCTGCAGGGATCCTCGTATATAGACGAAAGTATGTTAAGTGGCGAACCTTTGCCGGTGAAGAAGGAAACAGGCGATAAAGTGTTTGCCGGTACCATTAACCAGAAAGGCAGCTTACAACTTTTAGCCGCTAAAACCGGCGGAGAAACGATGCTGGCACATATCATTAAGCTGGTGCAGGAGGCGCAGGGCAGCAAAGCGCCGGTGCAAAAACTGGTTGATAAAGTGGCCGGTATTTTTGTGCCTGTGGTCTTGGCTATAGCCATACTTACGCTGGTTGCCTGGTTGGTTTTCGGAGGGGAAGCTTACCTGACAGAAGCTCTGCTTTCAATGATTTCTGTACTGGTTATTGCCTGCCCATGTGCACTGGGGCTGGCTACGCCAACTGCCATTATGGTAGGCGTTGGCAGAGGGGCTGAACAGGGCGTCCTGATAAAAGATGCTGAAAGCCTGGAGCGGGCACATCGTGCTGATGCTGTTGTGCTTGATAAAACTGGTACTATAACAATAGGCAAACCTGCCGTAACGGATGCCGTTTGGGTGGAAGAACTACAAAACAAAGAGCAGCTGGAGCAGCTTTTCTTTTCTATGGAAGCCCAATCGGAACACCCTGTTGCACAAGCTATCTATAGCTTCTACAAGGAAGCCGGAAATCAGGCTTTACAGCCAGACTATTTCAGCAGCCTTACCGGCCTGGGAGTTGAGGCCGGTTATAGTGGAGAAACCTATTATGCCGGCAATGAAAAGCTGCTAAGGCAAAAAGGCGTTGCCATCTCTGAAGAGCTGATGCAGCACGCGCATAAGCTTCAGCAGGAAGCTAAAACTGTGGTGTTTTTCGGGAATGCTACCCACGCACTGGCAACGTTTGCTGTTAACGATCCTGTAAAGCCTACTGCTGCCGAGGGTGTTAAAGCACTGCGTGATGCCGGTATAGAAGTATATATGCTTACAGGTGATAATGCTCAGACAGCGGCCACTGTAGCAAAGCAGGTAGGAATAGCGCATTACCAGGCGGAGTTACTGCCACAGGATAAAGCTGCCTTTGTGCAGGAGCTACAGGCAGAGGGTAAAACTGTTGCCATGGTGGGAGACGGCATTAACGATGCACAGGCCCTGGCAACAGCTGATATAAGTATTGCGATGGGGCAGGGAACAGATGTAGCTATGGAAGTGGCCGGCATTACCCTGATACGCTCAGATCTACGGCAATTAGCTGCTGCCATTCGCCTATCCAGGGCAACAGTGCAGACAATCAGGCAGAACCTTTTCTGGGCCTTTATTTATAATGTGATCTGTATACCAGTAGCGGCAGGCCTGCTGTACCCGTTCACCGGTTTCTTGCTGAATCCGATGGTGGCCGGTGCGGCCATGGCTTTAAGTTCGGTATCTGTAGTAGGCAATAGCCTGCGCTTACGTAAAAAGAATCTTTAA